The region GCTATGTTAACGCTCCAAGCTTCAAATAGGGCCTTATTAATGGGATTTCTCCGAATGCCATCTTTTGGTTTTCGAAATGTTTCACTTCCAAAAATTTTATATGAACAGATCATTGAGTTTTTGAATTTCTTCGCGAGATTGGTGCGTTCTATTTCTGATAATTTATTTAATTCGCGCATGGTTCTTGTTAGGTAACTATCTAAGCCCATACTTCCGGTAACATACTCTTCCCAAGGATGTAAATAAAAAGAGAAGAATCTTAAAACCATTTCTTGTGCCTGCATCCGTGAATCATTGATCGGATTTGTGGTGGCTAGCGTAAATTCTTCCGCAGATGCAAGCGTCAAGAGAAACTCTCGAACTATACCTTTATTTAGAGCATTTCTAATTTCTTGTGCCGTTAATTCCATTCCACCGGTATTGATTCTTTTGAAAATATTAATCATTACTTCTTCTGGTGTTCCATCTTGAATAAGATGAACAACAAGTGATGTCTCTTCGATCCTTCGTTGGAATGAGCGGGGGAGTTGGTCGAATTTAAGGTCATTGAGTTTAATTAGATACTCGAGATCAGATAATGCATATTGATTTTTTATGAAGTCATATATTGTAGTTAACCGTTGAATGCCATCCACAACAGACCAACGGTCTTGGTCATCAGATGCAACATAGAAGACTGGCAACGGAATTCTAAGTAATAGAGATTCAATCAGTCTACTTTTGCGTGCGTGATTCCAAAGCCTAGCTTTTCGCTGAAAAGCCGGAGCCAAATCTATCTCGTTAAAATCTACACGTTTTACGATTCCATCGATTAATGCAGGTATGGTAGTTACTTTTATTTTGTCCGGATCAAATGGGCGTGTGATCCCGACTGAGGAATCTTCAAATTCGTCCTCTATATCAGAATCTAAATTTTCTTGCAATATTTTTTCTTGTGTAAATATCATGAATTTTATTGCTTAATAGTTGATGATAAGACCTATGAGGGCAATTTTTCTATCGACTTTGAGTCTGGTAGCAATGAAGTCTTTTTCCTTGTGTATTTCATCCCAATCGACGTGATGGCGCCTAATTGCAAATTTTGTTTTAATAGCAACAATAGATGAATTCCATACACACGCTAGTTGGTGGCTGCGCCCTGTTTTTCTTGACTAATATGGAGAGGTTTGAGTACGGTATTATGATACCTGAGACGATATCTATAGGTTTACGTTTTCTGCATTTTTTGGAAGATTTCTTGTTTTTTTGATATTTTATGGTTCTAGCGTACTGTGTGAGTGTTCATGGCCGTGGTAGACACTCCTGAGTCATAATTTAGAACGATATGCGGCATGAAAGAACGATTGTATTCTAGCCATAGTGCTCGCTTATATCCTTTTCTCACCAGATCAGCCCGATAGGGCAAATTGTATTGGACTGACCGCGAATGGTAGTTGGCTGCTCTGGCCCACAAATTTCCTGTATCGTGAAGCAAATGCTGCCTCAGCCGCAGTGCAGGTAGGTTGTGTGGATAGTAACTTTTCATCGTCACATGGGCTGACCGATTCCATGCTTTCTGAGCTCAAAGAGATAGGCTGAGTTGAATTGCTTCGGACCGATGTCATAAGTACCGTTTTTGTTAGCGATGATCATGCTTGGCTTACCACCTTCCTTCTCGGCAATTGCCAGCAGAATATTCGCAGGTACTTGGTATTTGATGGCGCTCGTGATCGCGCACAGGATACGCTCCTGCTGCAGGAGAGGGAGGTCGAGCATGATGTTTCTCCTCTGTTCCGTATGTGCTTGGGGAGCTATTCGGGCTTGCGGTCGCGGAATGCCGCCACCTCCCCACTTGGATCTGCGGAAGTGCTGTCTCCCGCAGAGAGACTTCCATCTTCCATCGCAGATGCCCCGCTATCCGGCGCTCCAGGCTGATTTCGGGACTTGATAGCTGCAGCAATCTCGCCGCCGAGGGTTTTGCTGACGCGATCACCGGCTGCCGCAAGACTTTGCCTGACCTTTTCCTTGCCGACGTCCCATGTTACCTGCACCAGATTGCCCGCTGCACCTGCCGCAATCCTGCCCGTTCTCGCCGCCAGTGCCGCTGCGGCGGCCGGGCTACCCATGCCGGGCACTGTTTTTGCTGCACGTTGGCCTGTTTTGCTCTCACGGGCCGCGTTGGTGGATCCGTTCGCGCTTTGCTGATTGGAAGGCGCGGCGGGAGGCTGCGCTTGCCGTGAGGGACTGCCTGTTAGCTGTGTTTCTGTCGTATCATTTCCAGCATCTGCACTGCTGCTTGCCGCCTGCACAGTGTCGCCCATGGCAGCGGCGAGTGCGCCGCTGCCCGTGCCTTGATCGGCTCCTGTCCCACTGTCAGCGCCTCTGGCCGAGGCCATGACGTCGTGAGTACCGCTTGCTGCGCTTTCCGCTGCATTCGCCTTGGATACTGCCGCCAGCAGTGCCTGCACTCCGCCTGCGACGTTCGCCGTTCCTGCAACGACTGCCGCACCGGCCGTCGCGGCGGCTGTCGCAGCCATCGCGGCGGCGCCCAGGGCTGTTCCTGCGCCGAAGCCGCTGCCTAGCGCACCGGTTCCTCCACCCATGGCCAGCCCACCCACCATCGACGGGACCTTGTTGACCAGGGCGAGCAGGATGATGGCGACGACCATGATCACTGCCAGTTCATTCATTTTGTAGGCAGAGCTCATGTTGGTGTAAAACTGGTCAATGAACGATTTTCCTATGCCGACGAGCAGCACCATCGTAAAGAGCTGGGCGCCAATGCTTAGCACGGTCTTGTAGTAATTGATCGCCATGTCCGAGGTCCAGCGCGAGCCTCCGAAACCGAGAAAGAAGATGCCCGCATAGGCCAGTATCCAGCCGCTGATCAAGAGAAGCAGCATGTTGACGCCAATCAGCGCAAGAGAAATGAGGGTGATCAGGCTGATCGCGACGCCAACTGCGCTGCTCAAAGGCGACCAGAGCGATGATTTTTCAAGTACGTTGGCGAAGAGTCCGAATCCGATGTCAACGATACCTGACGGCGATAAGCCTGGCCCTGTACCGGCGGCGCCAGCGCCTATTGTGCGCATCGAATCGATGATTGAGGTTGCAAAATTTGGGCCGTTGCGCAGCAGCCACCAGAAGAAGCCGGTAAAAATGGTGAAGCGTACGAACTCCGCAAAGAGCTCGCCGATATCAGCTTTGCGCATTGCCATCATGCCAAACGTCCATACCATGCTAATGGTTGCCAGTGTCCAGAAAAGGCGTGTGGCGTGCGAGGTGATCGTCGTCGCCCAAGTGGCGGCGACGGCGGAATAGCGTGCAAGGACGTTGTCGAGTACGCCCGTGTTGTCGATTTCTGCTCTGGCAGAGAACGACAGCGACGTCAGGCCCAGCAGAAGTAGCGCACAAAGCACGGTCTTCGATAGTGGCATGTGTCTTGGCGTATTGGTTTTCATCAGGTACTTCACCATTCACGTTTCGGACTCGGGCGGAAGGTATTACGCCGCAAGCACAGATCTGTGAATTGGCTCCTGGCCTTCCGGTCCTTGATCTTCGCAATCGCTTCGGGCTCGCAGTTTTCAGCTGTCACGGGCGGCAGGGAATCCGCCGGATCGCTAGGCGTGCACGCGGCAAGCTGGAGCAGGACGGCAAGCAATATGATCGGCTGGCGCATGGCAGTCTCCCTACCATCCGCGCACGGGGCTGGGTTTATAGGTGTTGCTCAGTACTACTTCGTCCGAAGCGCGCTGCATTGCCTCGCGGTCGGCCAGGCTCTGGTAGCGCGTGGCGATAACGTTCTGCTGGGAAATCAGCAGGCCGCGTATCTGCAGCAGCTGCGTGGCCTGCTGGCTTGCCAACTGGTTGGCGTAGCCGATGGCCTGCATCTGGCCGCTGGCGCCCTGAGCTGCGGCCTGCAGCTGCATCAGCTTGCGCGCGTCGGCTTCCATGGCATCCTGCTGGCGGTCCAGGCCCCGGAAGAGCGCGTCGGTCGAGCGTTTCTGCGCGTCCGAGCCGAGGCGCTGGGCATCGCTCATCGCGTTCCATTCGGCCTGGGTACAGCCGCGCACCGAGAAACAGGGCGAGCCACGGTAGTCGCTGGTGCTGCGGTATTTGCGCAGATAGGCGTCAATGCTGCCCAGGCTGCTCTTGTAGTAGCTGAGCGTGTCGATCTCGCGGCGCAGCAGGTTCATGGTCTGGGTGGCCTGGTCCCAGATGAACGATGGTGGCGCGGCGGTATTTTGCAGCATGTTCTGGTATTGCTGCAGCTGGGTGCGGTACTGCTGGATCTGTTTGAGGGTGTGCGCCACGTTTTCCAGGGCGCTTACGCTGTTTTGCGACAGGTTGCTCGAATCGATCACCGGCAGCGCGGCGCGCGCAGGCTGCATGGCGGCTGGAATGCACAGCGCCATGCCCGCCAGGATTTTAGCTGCTAAAGTTTTGTCCATGATGATTGCTCCTTGCCGTCAGTAGTCAAACGCCTTGTAGGGGCGGGAAAAGGTCAGGTCCTTGGTCACGATCACGTTGAAGCGGTAGCCGGGCCGGATTTCCAGCGTCGGCGCGATGTTCATGTTCCTGGCGATCAGCTGGGCCGTCACCTGGCCAAGCTGCTGGCCCAGCGCCTCGCTCATGGCGCTGCTGGCGCTCTGGCGCGTGCCCTGGCTCACCGTCTGCGGCTGGCTGATGGCGATGCCCGCCGTGATGCCCGACATCAGGAAGGCGGAGGAGAAGAGGCGCAAGTAGTGGTTGTTGACCTGGTCGCGCAGGCCCGCGTAGCCGGTGCTGTCGGCGCCGGGCATACTGCCGATGTCCATGGCCTTGCCATCCGGGAAGACGATGCGCTGCCAGGCCACCAGCACGCGCGACTGGCCGTAGACCAGGTCGCTGGAGTATTGGCCCACCAGGCGCGAGCCTTGCGGAATCAGCCGCCATTTGCCGGTCGCGGTATCGAACACGTCCTGGCTCACCTGCGCCACGATCTGTCCCGGCAGGTCGGAGTTGATGCCCGAAATGAGCATGGCCGGGACGATGAAGCCGGCGCGCAGTTCATAGGGGGAGCGGGGCGCTTCCACGCGCGAATCGAGCCGCCAGCGGTCGCCCTGGCCCAGGGCATCGAACTGGCGGTAGTCCTTGGCGCCCACCATGAGCGGCTCTGCCGCCACCGGCCGCGTCCCAGTGTCGCCCAGGCCCGCAGCCTGCAGCTGCTGCAGCCGCGCCATGTAGGCGCTGGCGGGGTTGTCGCGCCCCTGTGCATCAGCCTGCTGCTGCAGGGCGGCGATCTGCGTGAGCGCGTCCTCACGACTGAGCGGCGCGCCGCCAGCGGGTGCGGAGCCGGCGCTGCGCGGTGCGGTGGCCTGCACCGTGGTGCGCGCGCGAACCGCCTCGTCCAGTTGGCGCAGCTTGTCCATGCGCAGGCGCTCGCGCTCGTCCATGCTGCGCTGCTCCTCCATCGGCAGCGGGCCGCCAGGCGGGCGGGGCGGCGCTTCCAGGTCATCGGGACGGGCCACGATGATGGCGTCTGGCGGCGGCTGGGTGTCCGGCAGGGGCGGGGCTGTGGGCTTCGCGGGGGCGACGAAGCCGTCTTTTTCCTTGCCGGCGATCTCGCTGGCGAACATGCTGGTGCTGCCTGCCTTTGCTTCCAGTGGATCTGGCGGGCGGTTTTGCTGGACCGAGCGGTCCCAGGCTACAAGCGCCATCACCAGCAGAAAGATGCCCATGGCGCCGCCCACCAAGTAGACGGGCAGGTTG is a window of Janthinobacterium sp. J1-1 DNA encoding:
- the trbJ gene encoding P-type conjugative transfer protein TrbJ, encoding MIMDKTLAAKILAGMALCIPAAMQPARAALPVIDSSNLSQNSVSALENVAHTLKQIQQYRTQLQQYQNMLQNTAAPPSFIWDQATQTMNLLRREIDTLSYYKSSLGSIDAYLRKYRSTSDYRGSPCFSVRGCTQAEWNAMSDAQRLGSDAQKRSTDALFRGLDRQQDAMEADARKLMQLQAAAQGASGQMQAIGYANQLASQQATQLLQIRGLLISQQNVIATRYQSLADREAMQRASDEVVLSNTYKPSPVRGW
- a CDS encoding DUF262 domain-containing protein; translated protein: MIFTQEKILQENLDSDIEDEFEDSSVGITRPFDPDKIKVTTIPALIDGIVKRVDFNEIDLAPAFQRKARLWNHARKSRLIESLLLRIPLPVFYVASDDQDRWSVVDGIQRLTTIYDFIKNQYALSDLEYLIKLNDLKFDQLPRSFQRRIEETSLVVHLIQDGTPEEVMINIFKRINTGGMELTAQEIRNALNKGIVREFLLTLASAEEFTLATTNPINDSRMQAQEMVLRFFSFYLHPWEEYVTGSMGLDSYLTRTMRELNKLSEIERTNLAKKFKNSMICSYKIFGSETFRKPKDGIRRNPINKALFEAWSVNIAHCSDEQQKILINKKLEIYEKFRQLASDEYFNASISASTGASTRVALRFSKIEHLIKEILK
- the trbL gene encoding P-type conjugative transfer protein TrbL translates to MKTNTPRHMPLSKTVLCALLLLGLTSLSFSARAEIDNTGVLDNVLARYSAVAATWATTITSHATRLFWTLATISMVWTFGMMAMRKADIGELFAEFVRFTIFTGFFWWLLRNGPNFATSIIDSMRTIGAGAAGTGPGLSPSGIVDIGFGLFANVLEKSSLWSPLSSAVGVAISLITLISLALIGVNMLLLLISGWILAYAGIFFLGFGGSRWTSDMAINYYKTVLSIGAQLFTMVLLVGIGKSFIDQFYTNMSSAYKMNELAVIMVVAIILLALVNKVPSMVGGLAMGGGTGALGSGFGAGTALGAAAMAATAAATAGAAVVAGTANVAGGVQALLAAVSKANAAESAASGTHDVMASARGADSGTGADQGTGSGALAAAMGDTVQAASSSADAGNDTTETQLTGSPSRQAQPPAAPSNQQSANGSTNAARESKTGQRAAKTVPGMGSPAAAAALAARTGRIAAGAAGNLVQVTWDVGKEKVRQSLAAAGDRVSKTLGGEIAAAIKSRNQPGAPDSGASAMEDGSLSAGDSTSADPSGEVAAFRDRKPE
- the trbK gene encoding entry exclusion lipoprotein TrbK → MRQPIILLAVLLQLAACTPSDPADSLPPVTAENCEPEAIAKIKDRKARSQFTDLCLRRNTFRPSPKREW
- a CDS encoding TrbI/VirB10 family protein; amino-acid sequence: MNGDDDMSPDASPGSVRKKSGVKRVNNLPVYLVGGAMGIFLLVMALVAWDRSVQQNRPPDPLEAKAGSTSMFASEIAGKEKDGFVAPAKPTAPPLPDTQPPPDAIIVARPDDLEAPPRPPGGPLPMEEQRSMDERERLRMDKLRQLDEAVRARTTVQATAPRSAGSAPAGGAPLSREDALTQIAALQQQADAQGRDNPASAYMARLQQLQAAGLGDTGTRPVAAEPLMVGAKDYRQFDALGQGDRWRLDSRVEAPRSPYELRAGFIVPAMLISGINSDLPGQIVAQVSQDVFDTATGKWRLIPQGSRLVGQYSSDLVYGQSRVLVAWQRIVFPDGKAMDIGSMPGADSTGYAGLRDQVNNHYLRLFSSAFLMSGITAGIAISQPQTVSQGTRQSASSAMSEALGQQLGQVTAQLIARNMNIAPTLEIRPGYRFNVIVTKDLTFSRPYKAFDY